The sequence TCGGCCCGGTAGACATCACCCACGACGCCGTGGCCGAGCAACCGCCCCACTTGATAGGGGCCGAACCGCGATCCGGTCCGCGAACCCGGCTCGGGATTGTTCACCGACGACGCTCCCTTCGACCACAGTGCCGCGCACTGCGGCGAAAGATTGGCTACCAGACTAACCGGCGCCAACGCCGCAAACGGTCACGAGATCGCGTTGACCGTCGTCAGGAGCCTGGATTTGAAGGACGCCGGCAGCGGAATGAAGCCGTACTGGTCCAGCCCATCCTGGCCTGGACCGATCGCAGCCTGCAGGAACGCCTTGACCGCCGTGCCGGTGGCGGCGTCGGGGTACTTCGAGCAGACCATCTGGTAGGTCGCCGACACGATCGGGTAGGCGCCGTGTTCGGCGGGCCGGTAGAGGGACGCCGCCTCCAGCACCAGGTCGTTGTTCGGGTTCGCGTCGGACACGAATTTCGCCCCGGCGATGGTCTTGCCGACCGAGTCGGCGGAGATGCCCACCGGAGCCGAGCCGGCCGCGGTGATGATCTGCGCGATCGGCAGCTGCTTGCCGACCGCGAACGACCAGTCGTGGTAGGTGATGGATCCGTCGGTCGTCTGCAGCGCCGCCGCGGTGCCATTGTTGCCGGTGCCGGCCTCACCGATGCCGACGTTGAACATGTCACCGGCGCCGGCAAACCAGGCACCGTCAGAAGCGACCTCGAGGTACTTCTGGAAGCTGGCGGTGCTCGGCGATCGGTCGCCGCGGTACACCACATGGATGGGCAGCGCCGGTAACGCGACGCCGGTGTTGAGCGCCTTGATCGCGGGGTTGTCCCAGCTACCGATCGTTCCGTTGAAGATCTTCGCCAGGGTGGGCCCGTCCAGGTTGAGGGTGTTCACCCCGTTGACGTGATAGGTGACGGCGAGTGGACCGAACACCACCGGCAGGTCCCAGGCCGGCGAACCGCACCGCTCCGCGGCCCGTTCCGGCTGCGTCTTGGCGGGGTCCATGGCCAGCTCGGAGCCGGCCAGGTCGATCTCATTGGCGATGAAGTCGTCCACTCCGGTGGCGGAGCCGGTGGCGTTGTAGACCAGCGCCTGCCCGGGACAGGCCCGGGAATAGGCGTAAGCGAATTGCTCGATCGCGTTAGCCTGGGCGGTCGAGCCGCCGGCATGCAGTTCCTGCTTACCCCCGCAGTCCACGCCGGCCGCCGGGTCCTCGGCGGACAGCAGTTGAGCAGAGCCGCCGCCGCAGGCCGAAACCGTCAGTGCGCCAACAACCAGCAGGGCCGCCAGCACGGTCGATCGGCCGAATTTCACAGGACGAAACTGTACCGCTACCCGCCGTAGCCGGACCTGGTACTGCCGGATGCGGTTGCCACCCGGTGTTGACGGCTACGAAATTGTCGGTCACCTCTCGTCCTGCTGCGCCAGGCTGCGGGCATAACCGGTGCCCATGCCCAGCAACAGCAGGCCCGCGACGATGAACGCCGCGACCCGGAACATGCCGTCGAGGGTGCCCAGGTCGAACAGGAACAGCTTCGCGGTGGCGGCTCCGGTGAGCGCCAGGCCGGCGGTGATCGCCCAGGTGCGGGCCCCGCGGTCGGCTAGGCGCAACGCGTAGCGCAGCAGGACGGCCGCCATCGCGATCCAGCAGAGGGTGGCCGCCATGTGGCCGGTCAGGAACCCGCCGCCGGTACCGCCGATCGCGACGCCGGCGGTGACGGTGAACGCGGTGACGGCGTAGCCGATCAGTGCCCCGCCGGCCACCGCCAGGATCGGCGCATTGGCGGGGTTGGTGCCGTCGGCGACGGCGTATGCGCGTGCCATGACGACCACCAGCATGATCACCAGCAGGCTGGCGACCAGCGTGGACACTACGTCCGCGGTCGACATCGCCGTCGCGGTGATCAGCTTGTCCGGTGACGCGTAGCCGAGGTAGACGACGGCGCCTGCGAACCCGAAACCGGCTGCGCACCAACGGGCCACGCGACTGTGTCGGCCGGCGACCGCGACGACGACGGCCATGGCCAGTAACACCGGGGCCAGCACCGAGCCGTGGAATGCCGTGGTCACCGCGATCAGTGCGGCGCCCGCCGACAGTGCCGAAAAGACCTGCACGACGACCGGCTGCAGTGCCCGGTGAGCGAGGACGATCGCCAGCATGACGACCGACAGCGTCGCTGCCAGCACCGTGGCCGGCACCGGGTCCAGCACGGCTCTGGCCGCCAACGCCGGCAGAGTTCCGGCGGCGGTCAGCAACGCGAGTGCGCCCGGCCTGGTGGTGGTGGGCAGCACCAACAGCCCGCTGACGACGGCCAGCGCCGCGGCCACGGCGCAGGCTCCGCCGATCAGCCACCGGTGGTCGTCACCGCTGATGGCGATCAGCGCCGCCAACAGGGGCAGCGTCGCCGCTGCGACGCGGGCGGCGAACATCCCGGTCCAGTCCTTGCCCAGCTGCGCCGGCAGCGCCGCCGCCGACAGCGCCAGCAGGAAACCGATGAGCAGCAGGTCGACGTCGCCGGTAAGGATCGGGGCCAGGCCGATCAGCGGGACCAGCACCAGCACCCCGAGGTGTTCGGAGTCCCAGCGCCGGGCCAGTACCAGGCCGGCCCCGCCGACCGTAGCCGCGACCACCAGCCCGACGGCTGCCGGCACCCAGTGGTAATAGGCGGTGATCGCGATGATGTCCAGGTAGGCCGCGGCGATCCCGGTGGCGGCCAAGGCGATGGCCCCGGTCCGTCCGCCCGGCCGGTTACGCAACCGGCACGCCGCGCCGACCAGCGCCGCCGAGAGCACGAAGCCACCGGCCACCCGGATCTGCGGGCGCAGGATGCCGGCTTGGGCGGCCAGCACCAGCAGCAGCACCACGCCGACCAGCGTCACCGCGACTCCCGCGACAGCCAGCAGTCTGCCGATCCACCCCGAGTCACCGACTGCGGTAACAGGTTTCGGTTCCGCGGCGGTCGCCGGCGGTCCCGGCCGCACCGGCACGGCCGCCGGCGCCACCGGCAGGGCCACCGGCGCCATCGGGACAGCTGGGGCAACTGGGGCTGCCGCGGTGTGCAGCTGCCGATCCAGTTCGGCGAGTTCAGTCGAGACCCGGTAGAGCTGCCAGGACAATGCGTGGCATTCCGCGGTAAGCCGCTGCAGTACGGCATGTGGTTCGGTCACGCAGGCAACGATGCCGCATCGCGGGCGAAAATCGGATGAGTCGGACTACTCGACTTCGCCGTCAGTTGTCCAGTCCGTGCTCACACGAATTGCCAGGCGGCCCGCGCGATCGCCAGCTCTTCATTGGTGGGAACCACCAATACGGTGGTGCGCGATGCGTCGGCCGAGATGATCCGGGCCCCCTTGCCGGTGCGGTTGCGTTCGGGGTCCACGACG is a genomic window of Mycolicibacter heraklionensis containing:
- the pstS gene encoding phosphate ABC transporter substrate-binding protein PstS — its product is MKFGRSTVLAALLVVGALTVSACGGGSAQLLSAEDPAAGVDCGGKQELHAGGSTAQANAIEQFAYAYSRACPGQALVYNATGSATGVDDFIANEIDLAGSELAMDPAKTQPERAAERCGSPAWDLPVVFGPLAVTYHVNGVNTLNLDGPTLAKIFNGTIGSWDNPAIKALNTGVALPALPIHVVYRGDRSPSTASFQKYLEVASDGAWFAGAGDMFNVGIGEAGTGNNGTAAALQTTDGSITYHDWSFAVGKQLPIAQIITAAGSAPVGISADSVGKTIAGAKFVSDANPNNDLVLEAASLYRPAEHGAYPIVSATYQMVCSKYPDAATGTAVKAFLQAAIGPGQDGLDQYGFIPLPASFKSRLLTTVNAIS
- a CDS encoding DUF2339 domain-containing protein; translation: MTEPHAVLQRLTAECHALSWQLYRVSTELAELDRQLHTAAAPVAPAVPMAPVALPVAPAAVPVRPGPPATAAEPKPVTAVGDSGWIGRLLAVAGVAVTLVGVVLLLVLAAQAGILRPQIRVAGGFVLSAALVGAACRLRNRPGGRTGAIALAATGIAAAYLDIIAITAYYHWVPAAVGLVVAATVGGAGLVLARRWDSEHLGVLVLVPLIGLAPILTGDVDLLLIGFLLALSAAALPAQLGKDWTGMFAARVAAATLPLLAALIAISGDDHRWLIGGACAVAAALAVVSGLLVLPTTTRPGALALLTAAGTLPALAARAVLDPVPATVLAATLSVVMLAIVLAHRALQPVVVQVFSALSAGAALIAVTTAFHGSVLAPVLLAMAVVVAVAGRHSRVARWCAAGFGFAGAVVYLGYASPDKLITATAMSTADVVSTLVASLLVIMLVVVMARAYAVADGTNPANAPILAVAGGALIGYAVTAFTVTAGVAIGGTGGGFLTGHMAATLCWIAMAAVLLRYALRLADRGARTWAITAGLALTGAATAKLFLFDLGTLDGMFRVAAFIVAGLLLLGMGTGYARSLAQQDER